A genomic stretch from uncultured Cohaesibacter sp. includes:
- a CDS encoding MarR family transcriptional regulator produces the protein MNDIMPLDRQLCFSLYSASLAMTQLYKPLLEPLGLTYPQYLIMLILWEHDGVSLKDIGAKLGQKSGALTPVLKRLEQDGRVERIRDEKDERALNIRLTEKGKALRTEAAKVGPCVAEACGMPIAELVEMKAKLEELRTNLLQAQN, from the coding sequence ATGAATGATATCATGCCTCTCGACAGGCAACTTTGCTTTTCGCTCTATTCTGCCTCTCTGGCCATGACCCAGCTTTACAAGCCTCTGCTGGAACCACTCGGGCTGACCTATCCGCAATATCTGATCATGTTGATCCTTTGGGAGCATGACGGGGTGAGCCTGAAGGATATCGGGGCAAAGCTCGGCCAGAAGTCGGGCGCCTTGACCCCTGTGCTCAAGCGCCTTGAGCAAGATGGGCGGGTCGAGCGCATCCGCGATGAAAAGGATGAGCGTGCGCTCAACATCCGGCTTACAGAAAAAGGCAAGGCCCTGCGCACCGAGGCGGCAAAGGTTGGCCCCTGTGTGGCCGAAGCCTGCGGCATGCCGATTGCGGAGCTTGTGGAGATGAAGGCGAAGCTGGAAGAGCTGCGCACGAACCTGTTGCAAGCCCAGAATTGA
- a CDS encoding class I SAM-dependent methyltransferase, protein MRTSEQFWDNMACDYAAKPIKNMDAYSKTLERTRLYLHANDTVLELGCGSGSTALLLSGHVGHIWASDLSSRLVQIGREKAKEQKVGNVDFLHADMYDEALAANAPYDCIWAFNFIHLLEDIPAAIKHMNQLLKPGGVLISKTGCLAGRYGLLRIPITIMQWLGKAPHVSYISASRLETVMVEQGFEILESCTFPKAEETRFIVARKL, encoded by the coding sequence ATGCGGACTTCGGAGCAATTCTGGGACAATATGGCCTGCGATTATGCCGCCAAGCCCATCAAGAATATGGATGCCTATTCAAAGACACTGGAGCGCACGCGCCTATATCTCCATGCGAATGATACCGTTTTGGAACTCGGGTGTGGATCTGGCTCCACTGCCTTGCTCCTGTCCGGTCATGTTGGCCATATCTGGGCCAGCGACCTCTCATCCCGTCTGGTGCAAATCGGCAGGGAAAAGGCCAAAGAGCAGAAGGTGGGGAATGTCGATTTTCTACATGCAGACATGTATGACGAAGCGTTGGCCGCCAATGCTCCTTATGACTGCATCTGGGCGTTCAATTTCATCCATCTTCTGGAAGATATTCCCGCCGCCATCAAGCATATGAACCAGCTCTTGAAACCCGGCGGGGTTCTTATTTCGAAAACGGGATGTCTTGCGGGGCGCTATGGCCTGCTGCGTATTCCCATCACGATCATGCAATGGCTGGGCAAGGCTCCGCATGTGAGCTATATTTCAGCCTCGCGCCTCGAGACGGTGATGGTAGAGCAGGGCTTCGAGATTCTGGAGTCCTGTACATTTCCCAAGGCAGAGGAAACCCGCTTCATTGTGGCGCGTAAGCTTTAG
- a CDS encoding organic hydroperoxide resistance protein, with product MKVLYSTSATVTGGREGSAKSEDGQLDVTLVTPKELGGAGGNGTNPEQMFAAGYAACFLSALKLVASQEKVALKDPTITAKVGIGNNEKGEGFSLKVDLVADLKDVDQGTATKLLEKAHQVCPYSNATRNNIEVSVTAK from the coding sequence ATGAAAGTTCTTTACAGCACCAGCGCAACAGTAACCGGGGGGCGTGAAGGCTCTGCCAAATCAGAGGACGGCCAACTCGATGTTACCCTTGTGACCCCGAAGGAACTGGGCGGCGCAGGCGGCAACGGCACCAACCCCGAGCAGATGTTTGCAGCAGGCTATGCCGCGTGTTTTCTCAGTGCGCTAAAGCTGGTTGCGTCTCAGGAGAAGGTCGCGCTGAAAGACCCGACCATCACCGCAAAGGTTGGTATTGGCAACAACGAAAAGGGCGAAGGCTTTTCTTTGAAAGTGGATCTGGTTGCTGACCTCAAAGATGTCGATCAGGGAACAGCAACAAAGCTGCTGGAAAAAGCCCATCAGGTCTGCCCATATTCCAATGCTACGCGCAACAATATCGAAGTAAGCGTCACAGCCAAATAA